A genomic window from Aquitalea aquatilis includes:
- a CDS encoding ABC transporter substrate-binding protein → MNKKLMAAVVLSALSVGASAVHAQDLNSLIKAAKQEGELTTIGLPHDWCGYGDLVAGFKAKYGIKVNELNPDAGSGDEIEAIKANKGNKGPQAPDVIDVGLSFGPQAKAAGLIQPYKVSTWNSIPAEVKDKDGFWYGDYYGVLAFEVNTDIIKKVPADWADLLKPEYKNAVALAGDPRTANQAIMGVYAAGLSQAGGNPAKAADAGLKFFSQLNKSGNFVPVIGKAASLAQGTTPIIVRWDYNALADRDTLKGNPKVAVVVPKSGVVAGVYVQAISAYAPHPNAAKLWMEYLYSDEGQLGWLKGYCHPSRFNDLAARKKVPADLLSKLPAAASYKKAVFPTLEQQEVYKATITKQWDSVVGSNVK, encoded by the coding sequence ATGAACAAGAAGCTGATGGCCGCAGTTGTATTGTCCGCACTGAGTGTTGGTGCTTCCGCTGTGCATGCACAGGATCTGAACAGCCTGATCAAGGCGGCAAAACAGGAAGGCGAGCTCACCACCATCGGCCTGCCGCATGACTGGTGTGGCTATGGCGACCTGGTGGCCGGCTTCAAGGCCAAATACGGCATCAAGGTGAACGAACTGAATCCGGACGCCGGCTCCGGCGATGAAATCGAAGCCATCAAGGCCAACAAGGGCAATAAGGGCCCGCAAGCGCCGGACGTGATCGACGTTGGCCTGTCCTTCGGCCCGCAGGCCAAGGCCGCTGGCCTGATCCAGCCGTACAAGGTTTCCACCTGGAACAGCATTCCGGCTGAAGTGAAGGACAAGGATGGCTTCTGGTACGGCGACTACTACGGCGTGCTGGCCTTCGAAGTGAATACCGACATCATCAAGAAAGTACCGGCCGACTGGGCTGACCTCCTGAAACCGGAATACAAGAACGCTGTGGCGCTGGCCGGTGACCCGCGCACCGCCAACCAGGCCATCATGGGCGTGTACGCTGCCGGCCTGTCGCAAGCAGGTGGCAACCCGGCCAAGGCCGCCGATGCCGGCCTGAAATTCTTCTCGCAGCTGAACAAGAGCGGCAACTTCGTGCCGGTGATCGGCAAGGCTGCCTCGCTGGCCCAGGGCACTACCCCCATCATCGTACGCTGGGACTACAACGCCCTGGCCGACCGCGACACCCTGAAGGGCAACCCGAAAGTGGCTGTAGTGGTGCCGAAATCCGGCGTGGTGGCTGGCGTGTATGTACAGGCCATCAGCGCCTACGCCCCGCACCCGAATGCCGCCAAGCTGTGGATGGAATACCTGTACTCCGACGAAGGCCAACTGGGCTGGCTGAAGGGCTATTGCCACCCGAGCCGTTTCAACGACCTGGCTGCGCGCAAGAAAGTACCGGCTGACTTGCTGTCCAAGCTGCCGGCTGCCGCCAGCTACAAAAAGGCCGTGTTCCCCACCCTGGAACAACAGGAAGTGTACAAGGCCACCATCACCAAACAGTGGGACAGCGTGGTGGGCAGCAACGTCAAGTAA
- a CDS encoding UTRA domain-containing protein, with translation MSVENNQTQVARIRQSLLAQIEGGLLPPGGKLPSERSLSELFDTTRITLKDALLALEAEGCIYREDRRGWFVAPPRLEYNPQYRVHFQQMVQQQQRRVDTRVLSVRSMVATPAMSQRLQLSALARVLQICRQRSLDGRVVMYVEHYLKPECFPGIMNEDLSQSLTELYQTRYGLHYRRSRFDITPTAARGEVAQALMLADGSPILRITRINYDQQQRIIDCDVEYWRHDAIRLSVDSQLPTEPGDLGITVMPMG, from the coding sequence ATGTCAGTAGAAAATAACCAGACACAAGTCGCCCGGATAAGACAGTCCCTGCTGGCACAGATCGAAGGCGGACTGCTGCCGCCCGGCGGCAAATTGCCGTCCGAACGCAGCTTGTCCGAGCTGTTCGATACCACCCGTATCACCCTGAAGGATGCTCTGCTGGCGCTGGAGGCCGAAGGCTGCATCTACCGCGAAGACCGGCGTGGCTGGTTTGTCGCCCCGCCCCGGCTGGAATACAACCCGCAGTACCGGGTGCATTTCCAGCAGATGGTGCAACAGCAGCAGCGGCGGGTGGATACCCGGGTGCTGTCGGTGCGCAGCATGGTGGCGACACCGGCGATGAGCCAGCGGCTGCAATTGTCGGCGCTGGCGCGGGTGTTGCAGATTTGTCGCCAGCGCAGCCTGGATGGCCGCGTGGTGATGTATGTCGAGCACTATCTGAAGCCGGAATGCTTTCCCGGCATCATGAACGAAGACCTGTCGCAATCGTTGACCGAGCTGTACCAGACGCGTTACGGCCTGCATTACCGCCGTTCGCGCTTCGACATCACTCCGACAGCCGCGCGCGGCGAGGTGGCACAGGCACTGATGCTGGCCGATGGCAGCCCCATCCTGCGCATCACCCGCATCAACTACGACCAGCAGCAGCGCATCATTGATTGCGATGTCGAGTACTGGCGGCACGATGCCATCCGCTTGTCGGTGGACAGCCAGTTGCCGACAGAGCCAGGTGATCTGGGTATTACGGTCATGCCAATGGGTTGA
- a CDS encoding asparaginase: MTRLLVLYSGGTIGMDHSPDGLAPVPGLLPRLLERFRTPALDFDVLEYPQLIDSSAIMPAQWQQLLDDLIARYADYDGFVVIHGTDTMAYTASVLAFALQGLAKPVIVTGSQLPLVHPRSDGWSNLADALEAASQPDLHEVCIAFNRLLLRGCRARKLDAASFAGFASPNAPALASFGIQAQWQRQHWLTRTGAFAPVKLDVSLKLATFFLTPGYASTLAGQIMQDGELDGAVLMSYGNGNTPADAALLAGVAALTARGGAVLNISQVVHGAVEVGAYAASQPLARAGAVAGADLTPEAATAKLLVLLSQGLRGEALRQQLATPLLGESS, from the coding sequence ATGACCCGCCTGCTTGTCCTCTATAGCGGAGGCACCATTGGCATGGACCACAGCCCGGATGGCCTGGCCCCGGTGCCGGGCCTGCTGCCACGGCTGCTGGAACGTTTTCGCACGCCGGCGCTGGATTTCGATGTGCTGGAATACCCGCAGCTGATCGACTCGTCGGCCATCATGCCGGCGCAGTGGCAGCAACTGCTGGATGACCTGATTGCCCGCTATGCCGACTACGACGGCTTCGTGGTGATCCACGGCACCGACACCATGGCCTATACCGCCAGCGTGCTGGCCTTTGCCCTGCAAGGCCTGGCCAAGCCGGTCATCGTCACCGGTTCACAACTGCCGCTGGTGCATCCGCGCTCCGATGGCTGGAGCAATCTGGCCGATGCACTGGAAGCCGCCAGCCAGCCCGATCTGCACGAAGTGTGCATTGCCTTCAATCGCCTGCTGTTGCGCGGCTGCCGTGCGCGCAAGCTGGATGCGGCCAGCTTTGCCGGCTTTGCCAGCCCCAATGCGCCGGCCTTGGCCAGCTTTGGCATCCAGGCCCAGTGGCAGCGCCAGCACTGGCTGACGCGCACTGGCGCTTTTGCCCCGGTAAAGCTGGATGTCTCGCTCAAGCTGGCCACCTTTTTCCTGACTCCCGGCTATGCCAGCACGCTGGCGGGCCAGATCATGCAGGATGGCGAGCTGGATGGCGCAGTGCTGATGAGCTATGGCAACGGCAATACCCCGGCTGATGCGGCCTTGCTCGCTGGTGTGGCCGCGCTGACGGCGCGTGGCGGTGCCGTGCTGAACATCAGCCAGGTGGTGCATGGTGCGGTCGAAGTAGGGGCTTATGCGGCGAGCCAGCCATTGGCGCGGGCCGGGGCGGTGGCCGGGGCAGACCTGACGCCAGAAGCGGCCACAGCCAAGCTGCTGGTGCTGTTGTCGCAGGGTTTGCGTGGCGAGGCCTTGCGCCAGCAGCTGGCTACCCCGCTGCTGGGTGAGAGCAGCTAA
- a CDS encoding AAA family ATPase, translating into MSVIRIAVIGPESCGKSTLSLQLAAALRSQGLRAVAVAEYARTYYAERDYQVSMADIEAIAAGQLQAEQDAAAGQDWLVCDTTVLTCKIWADVAFGQPSPALLQLYRPQDYGFTLLTAADIPWQPDPLRSHPQQRDWLLGLYQAELARQGVAYTLVQGGQAARLAQALQALGRADLPKK; encoded by the coding sequence GTGTCAGTCATCAGAATCGCCGTGATCGGGCCGGAATCCTGCGGCAAGAGCACCTTGTCGCTGCAGCTGGCAGCCGCCTTGCGCAGCCAGGGCTTGCGCGCCGTGGCCGTGGCCGAATATGCGCGCACCTATTACGCCGAACGGGACTACCAGGTGAGCATGGCCGATATCGAAGCCATTGCCGCCGGCCAGTTGCAGGCCGAACAGGACGCGGCAGCAGGGCAGGACTGGCTGGTGTGCGATACCACGGTGCTGACTTGCAAGATCTGGGCCGATGTGGCGTTTGGCCAGCCTTCGCCGGCCCTGCTGCAGCTGTACCGGCCACAAGACTATGGGTTCACCTTGTTGACCGCGGCCGACATCCCCTGGCAGCCGGACCCGCTGCGCAGCCATCCCCAGCAGCGCGACTGGTTGCTGGGTTTGTACCAGGCCGAGCTGGCGCGGCAAGGCGTGGCATATACCCTAGTGCAGGGCGGGCAGGCCGCACGGCTGGCGCAGGCCTTGCAGGCGCTGGGCCGCGCAGATTTGCCTAAAAAATAA
- a CDS encoding RNA-binding S4 domain-containing protein produces MNEIYKLTTEYIALCDLLKSCSVCSSGGEAKHFIAEGNVAVNGVQELRKTCKIRAGQVVSGQGFTIKVLAA; encoded by the coding sequence ATGAATGAAATCTACAAACTGACTACCGAATACATCGCCCTGTGCGATCTGCTGAAAAGCTGCAGCGTGTGTTCTTCCGGTGGCGAAGCCAAGCATTTCATCGCCGAAGGCAATGTAGCGGTGAATGGCGTGCAGGAATTGCGCAAGACCTGCAAGATCCGCGCCGGCCAGGTGGTGAGCGGGCAGGGCTTTACCATCAAGGTGCTTGCTGCCTGA
- a CDS encoding oxidoreductase-like domain-containing protein produces MSEPLPLAPDAADPMPEPPFEVSDDMCCGSGCDPCILDTYQAELRDYRSRLAAWQARQPLRQNKDGQ; encoded by the coding sequence ATGAGCGAGCCGCTTCCGTTGGCGCCAGATGCTGCCGATCCCATGCCGGAGCCGCCGTTCGAGGTGAGCGACGACATGTGCTGCGGCAGCGGCTGTGATCCCTGCATTCTCGACACCTATCAAGCCGAACTGCGCGACTACCGCAGCCGGCTGGCCGCCTGGCAGGCGCGGCAGCCGTTACGGCAGAACAAGGACGGACAATAA
- a CDS encoding 3',5'-nucleoside bisphosphate phosphatase encodes MASIDLHFHSHASDGALPPAEVIARAAEREATLVALTDHDCTRGLAEARAAAATHGVDFLDGVEVSVTWNGKHTVHIVGLGIDPEHAGLLAGLQSIRDGRVERAREMSDSLARIGIHGAFEGAMAVCENPEMIGRTHFARFLVNSGEVKDVRTVFRKYLTPGKPGYVPHEWTNLADAVGWIVASGGMAVIAHPGRYDMGRTLTERLILDFKDAGGRGIEVASGSHSLDDMHKYALIAQRYGLLSSAGSDFHAPGEGGRDVGRTDDLPPICQPVWQALQERIIRAPRAA; translated from the coding sequence ATGGCCAGTATCGATCTGCATTTTCATTCGCACGCCTCCGATGGCGCGCTGCCGCCGGCCGAGGTGATTGCCCGTGCCGCTGAGCGCGAGGCCACGCTGGTGGCGCTGACCGACCACGATTGCACGCGCGGGCTGGCCGAAGCCCGTGCTGCCGCCGCGACCCATGGCGTGGATTTTCTCGACGGGGTCGAGGTATCGGTCACCTGGAATGGCAAGCACACCGTGCATATTGTCGGCCTGGGCATCGACCCCGAGCATGCCGGCCTGCTGGCCGGTCTGCAGTCCATCCGCGATGGCCGGGTGGAGCGTGCCCGCGAAATGTCCGACTCGCTGGCCCGTATCGGTATCCACGGTGCTTTCGAAGGGGCGATGGCGGTATGCGAAAACCCGGAAATGATAGGCCGTACCCACTTTGCCCGTTTCCTGGTGAATAGCGGCGAGGTGAAAGATGTCCGCACCGTGTTCCGCAAATACCTGACGCCGGGCAAGCCCGGCTATGTGCCGCATGAATGGACCAATCTGGCCGATGCAGTAGGCTGGATCGTCGCCTCCGGCGGCATGGCGGTGATCGCCCATCCCGGCCGTTACGATATGGGCCGCACCCTTACCGAGCGGCTGATCCTGGATTTCAAGGACGCTGGTGGTCGTGGCATCGAAGTGGCCAGTGGCAGCCACAGCCTGGACGATATGCACAAGTACGCGTTGATTGCCCAGCGCTACGGCCTGCTGTCCAGTGCCGGCAGCGATTTTCACGCGCCGGGCGAAGGCGGCCGCGACGTGGGCCGCACCGATGACCTGCCGCCCATCTGCCAGCCGGTGTGGCAGGCACTGCAAGAGCGCATCATCCGCGCCCCACGCGCGGCATAA
- a CDS encoding L-threonylcarbamoyladenylate synthase: MAQFFMIHPDNPQARLIREAATILRGGGVVVYPTDSCYALGCMLGDKKAMERILAIRQIELKHHLTLVCHNLSELANYARVDNSQFRQLKAATPGSYTFILQATKEVPRRTLHPKRATIGLRVPDHKVALALLEELGEPILSCTLLLPGDDEPLTDPYEIRERLEHSVDAVIDGGWCGTDPTTVIDMTDGVELLRRGKGDPAVFGL; this comes from the coding sequence ATGGCACAGTTCTTCATGATTCACCCGGACAATCCGCAGGCGCGGCTGATCCGGGAAGCGGCGACCATCCTGCGGGGCGGCGGGGTGGTGGTGTATCCCACCGACTCCTGTTACGCGCTGGGCTGCATGCTGGGTGACAAGAAGGCGATGGAGCGCATTCTGGCCATCCGCCAGATCGAGCTCAAGCATCACCTGACCCTGGTCTGTCACAACCTGTCGGAGCTGGCCAACTACGCCCGCGTCGACAACAGCCAGTTCCGCCAGCTCAAGGCCGCCACGCCGGGCAGCTACACCTTCATCCTGCAGGCCACCAAGGAAGTGCCGCGCCGCACCTTGCATCCCAAGCGCGCCACCATCGGCCTGCGCGTGCCGGACCACAAGGTGGCGCTGGCCCTGCTGGAAGAGCTGGGCGAGCCCATCCTGTCCTGTACCCTGCTATTGCCGGGCGATGACGAGCCACTGACCGACCCGTATGAAATCCGCGAACGGCTGGAGCACAGCGTGGATGCGGTGATTGACGGCGGCTGGTGCGGCACCGACCCCACCACGGTGATCGACATGACCGACGGCGTGGAACTGCTGCGTCGCGGCAAGGGCGACCCGGCCGTTTTCGGTTTATAG
- a CDS encoding site-2 protease family protein, with the protein MGDTSQLIQQISIYALPVLLAITLHEAAHAYAAKRFGDATAYMLGRMTLNPLKHIDPVGTVLLPLLSLMMGGVLFGWAKPVPVSFGALRNPRVGMRWVAAAGPLANFVMAVMWVLLLKLAIMMNNSYSEPLALMSKAGININVMLMVLNLLPLLPLDGGRIVESLLPPGLAYKYSRLEPYGMWILIALIFTGALMPLLNPLRQLVYHLLSLFF; encoded by the coding sequence ATGGGCGATACCTCTCAACTGATCCAGCAGATCAGCATCTATGCCTTGCCGGTGCTGCTGGCCATTACCCTGCACGAAGCCGCGCATGCCTATGCCGCCAAGCGTTTTGGCGATGCCACCGCCTATATGCTGGGGCGCATGACGCTTAACCCGCTCAAGCACATCGACCCGGTCGGCACCGTGCTGCTGCCCCTGCTGTCGCTGATGATGGGCGGCGTGCTGTTTGGCTGGGCCAAGCCGGTGCCGGTGAGTTTTGGTGCCTTGCGCAATCCGCGCGTCGGCATGCGCTGGGTGGCGGCAGCCGGCCCGCTGGCCAACTTTGTCATGGCGGTGATGTGGGTCTTGCTGCTGAAACTCGCCATCATGATGAACAACAGCTATTCCGAACCGCTGGCGCTGATGAGCAAGGCCGGCATCAATATCAACGTCATGCTGATGGTGCTCAACCTGCTGCCACTGCTGCCGCTGGATGGCGGGCGCATCGTGGAAAGCCTGCTGCCGCCGGGCCTGGCCTACAAGTATTCCCGGCTGGAACCCTATGGCATGTGGATACTGATCGCGCTGATCTTTACCGGCGCGCTCATGCCGCTGCTCAATCCGCTGCGCCAGCTGGTGTATCATCTGCTCAGTCTCTTTTTCTAA
- a CDS encoding tryptophan--tRNA ligase — protein sequence MFANRILSGMRPTGSLHLGHYHGVIKNWVELQSSHDCYFMVADWHALTTNYDNVSIIEKSIWDMVIDWLAAGVDPDKATVFLQSKVPQHAELHLALSMVTPLSWLERVPTYKDQIEKLSTKDLGTYGFLGYPLLQAADILVYKAGLVPVGEDQVPHIELTREVARRFNNLFGREPNFDELAQAAAKKIGKQGKQFMQQRTAYLQDGNAEALQAAREILAASQNLGVADRERLAGWLENKGKTILPEPEAKLTAASRMPGLDGQKMSKSYGNTITMREAPELVSKKVKAMPTDPARVRRTDAGNPEKCPVWQLHQVYSDHETREWVKQGCTSAGIGCLDCKQPVIEGVLREQQPMFERAEQYLSHPDRVKEIVFEGCRRAEKVAKETMTDVRAAMGLGF from the coding sequence ATGTTTGCCAACCGCATCCTTTCCGGCATGCGCCCCACGGGCAGCCTGCACCTGGGCCATTACCACGGCGTCATCAAGAACTGGGTAGAGCTGCAGAGCAGTCACGATTGCTATTTCATGGTGGCCGACTGGCACGCCCTCACCACCAATTACGATAATGTCTCCATCATCGAAAAGAGCATCTGGGACATGGTGATCGACTGGCTGGCCGCCGGTGTCGACCCGGACAAGGCCACGGTATTCCTGCAGTCCAAGGTGCCGCAGCATGCCGAGCTGCACCTGGCGCTGTCCATGGTGACCCCGCTGTCCTGGCTGGAGCGCGTGCCCACCTACAAGGACCAGATCGAAAAACTGTCCACCAAGGATCTGGGCACCTACGGCTTCCTCGGCTACCCGCTACTGCAGGCCGCCGACATCCTGGTGTACAAGGCCGGGCTGGTGCCGGTGGGCGAAGACCAGGTGCCGCACATCGAACTGACCCGTGAAGTGGCACGCCGCTTCAACAATCTGTTTGGCCGCGAACCCAATTTCGACGAACTGGCCCAGGCCGCCGCCAAGAAAATCGGCAAGCAGGGCAAGCAGTTCATGCAGCAGCGCACTGCTTATTTGCAGGACGGCAACGCCGAAGCCTTGCAAGCGGCGCGCGAGATTCTGGCTGCCAGCCAGAACCTGGGCGTGGCCGACCGCGAACGCCTGGCCGGCTGGCTGGAAAACAAGGGCAAGACCATCCTGCCAGAGCCAGAAGCTAAGCTGACCGCCGCCTCGCGCATGCCGGGCCTGGACGGGCAGAAGATGTCCAAGTCCTACGGCAACACCATCACCATGCGCGAAGCGCCGGAGCTGGTGAGCAAGAAGGTCAAGGCCATGCCGACCGATCCGGCCCGCGTGCGCCGTACCGATGCCGGCAATCCGGAGAAATGCCCGGTATGGCAGCTGCATCAGGTGTACAGCGATCACGAAACCCGCGAATGGGTGAAGCAGGGCTGTACCAGCGCCGGCATCGGCTGTCTGGATTGCAAGCAGCCGGTGATCGAAGGTGTGCTGCGCGAACAGCAACCGATGTTCGAGCGGGCCGAGCAGTATCTGTCCCACCCGGACCGGGTCAAGGAAATCGTGTTCGAAGGCTGTCGCCGTGCCGAGAAAGTGGCCAAGGAAACCATGACCGACGTGCGCGCGGCCATGGGGCTGGGTTTCTAA
- a CDS encoding arginine deiminase-related protein: protein MGNQNLPWVAPLSLTRPAQAQLARAVVMVRPVDFAFNEQTGADNVFQHRLQLAPAEVTALALAEFEAMVQRLQQHGLQVMVLEKSPDGIATPDAVFPNNWFSTSADGSLQVYPMHTPNRRQERRVEELARLLLGHGYQINQISWIGHPWEEQLILEGTGVMIFDHARHRVYAARSQRCHPLALYRYARLRGLEDVQLFDTADSHGVPIYHSNVMMSVGQDIAVICADSLYQPEERRRVLEALESTHEVIRISHQQVEQHFCGNILQLAAQDGTPLLAMSQRAWDGFTPQQQRVLERHGQPVVNPIPTIEAVGGGSCRCMLAEIFLPRMEH, encoded by the coding sequence ATGGGAAATCAGAATCTGCCCTGGGTCGCCCCCCTGTCACTGACCCGTCCGGCACAAGCACAACTGGCTCGCGCCGTGGTCATGGTGCGCCCGGTCGACTTTGCCTTCAACGAACAAACCGGTGCCGACAATGTGTTCCAGCACCGGCTGCAGCTGGCACCGGCCGAGGTCACCGCACTGGCTCTCGCCGAATTCGAGGCTATGGTACAGCGCCTGCAACAGCACGGCCTGCAGGTGATGGTGCTGGAAAAAAGCCCCGATGGCATTGCCACCCCGGATGCGGTGTTTCCCAACAACTGGTTCAGCACCAGTGCCGATGGCAGCCTGCAGGTCTACCCCATGCATACCCCCAACCGCCGCCAGGAGCGCCGGGTGGAAGAACTGGCGCGACTGCTGCTGGGCCATGGCTATCAGATCAACCAGATCAGCTGGATTGGCCATCCCTGGGAGGAGCAGCTGATTCTGGAAGGCACCGGGGTGATGATTTTCGACCACGCCCGCCACCGTGTATATGCCGCCCGCTCGCAGCGTTGCCACCCGCTGGCACTGTATCGCTACGCCAGGCTGCGCGGGCTGGAAGATGTCCAGTTGTTCGACACCGCCGACAGCCACGGCGTGCCCATCTATCACAGCAATGTGATGATGTCGGTGGGGCAGGACATCGCGGTGATCTGCGCCGACAGCCTGTACCAGCCGGAAGAACGACGCCGGGTGCTGGAGGCGCTGGAATCCACCCACGAGGTGATCCGCATCAGTCATCAGCAGGTAGAACAGCACTTCTGCGGCAATATCCTGCAACTGGCGGCGCAGGATGGCACCCCGCTCTTGGCCATGTCGCAACGCGCCTGGGACGGCTTCACCCCGCAACAGCAGCGGGTACTGGAGCGGCACGGCCAGCCGGTGGTCAACCCCATTCCCACCATCGAAGCGGTAGGGGGTGGCAGTTGTCGCTGCATGCTGGCGGAAATCTTCCTGCCACGGATGGAGCACTGA
- a CDS encoding LysR family transcriptional regulator: MDFHLAALKAFVSAARESSFSRAADCLHLTQPGLSKRIRSLEDALRVELFDRIGRRTVLTEAGRAFLPYALRILAEAEEAGQLLRSLLPAQIGKLHLATTQHIGLYYLKPLLAEFVRQYPGIDLTVDFKTSAETHKLLCQGELELGFMSEPPLHEQALEYVEVLNERLCFAVAQQHPLALLEALTLQDLARYPALLPGSNTRCRRLIENLFQQHVTPLDVREPSNYLEALRMLVEAGLGWSALPEVMISSGLCRLPLQSYEPARTIMLAYHRKVSLSGPARLFLEWLKDHPPGLHSVA, translated from the coding sequence ATGGATTTTCATCTAGCCGCCCTCAAGGCCTTTGTCAGTGCCGCGCGCGAGTCTTCATTTTCGCGGGCCGCCGACTGCCTGCACCTCACCCAGCCCGGCCTGTCCAAGCGCATCCGCAGCCTGGAGGATGCCCTGCGGGTGGAGCTGTTCGACCGCATCGGCCGGCGCACGGTGCTGACCGAGGCCGGGCGCGCTTTCCTGCCCTATGCGCTGCGCATCCTGGCCGAAGCCGAAGAGGCCGGCCAACTGCTGCGCAGCCTGCTGCCAGCGCAGATCGGCAAGCTGCATCTGGCGACCACCCAGCACATCGGCTTGTACTACCTCAAGCCGCTGCTGGCGGAGTTTGTGCGCCAGTATCCGGGCATTGATCTCACCGTGGATTTCAAGACCTCGGCGGAAACCCACAAATTGCTGTGTCAGGGCGAGCTGGAACTGGGCTTCATGTCCGAACCGCCGCTGCATGAGCAGGCGCTGGAGTATGTAGAGGTGCTGAACGAGCGGCTGTGCTTTGCCGTGGCACAGCAGCATCCGCTGGCCTTGCTCGAGGCGCTGACGCTGCAGGATCTGGCACGCTATCCGGCGCTATTGCCCGGCAGCAATACCCGTTGCCGCCGGCTGATCGAAAACCTGTTTCAGCAGCATGTCACCCCGCTGGATGTGCGCGAGCCGTCCAATTATCTGGAAGCCCTGCGCATGCTGGTGGAGGCCGGGCTGGGCTGGAGCGCCCTGCCCGAGGTGATGATCAGCAGCGGTCTGTGCCGGCTGCCTTTGCAGTCATACGAGCCAGCTCGCACCATCATGCTGGCCTATCACCGCAAAGTGAGCCTGTCCGGCCCGGCCCGGCTGTTTCTGGAATGGCTCAAAGACCACCCGCCTGGCTTACACTCTGTCGCATGA
- a CDS encoding segregation and condensation protein A produces MSTLTTATDFTLTAPELPAGLPIAHVFGQPVLEVPQDLFIPPDALQVILESFEGPLDLLLYLIRKQNLDVLNIPMADITRQYMSYVDAMQGERLELAAEYLLMAALLIEIKSRLLLPRPQLDEEGEVDDPRAELVRRLLDYEQMKLAALALDKLPQADRDFAWLAVLIEQGAEARLPDVAAVDLRQAWLAILSRAKHKRSHKVEKDELSVREQMSWILRYLAEREYVPFEELFEVDRGVPHLVVNFIAVLELVKEGLIKVSQEVAYQPIYVRIAIS; encoded by the coding sequence ATGAGCACCTTGACCACCGCCACCGATTTCACCCTGACTGCACCGGAACTGCCGGCCGGCCTGCCCATTGCCCATGTCTTTGGCCAGCCGGTGCTGGAAGTGCCGCAGGATCTGTTCATTCCCCCCGATGCCTTGCAGGTGATTCTGGAAAGCTTCGAAGGCCCGCTCGACCTGTTGCTATACCTGATCCGCAAGCAGAATCTGGATGTGCTCAACATTCCCATGGCCGACATCACCCGCCAGTACATGAGCTATGTCGATGCCATGCAGGGCGAGCGGCTGGAGCTGGCGGCCGAATACCTGCTGATGGCGGCCTTGCTGATTGAAATCAAGTCGCGGCTGCTGCTGCCACGCCCGCAGCTGGACGAAGAGGGCGAAGTGGACGACCCGCGCGCCGAACTGGTACGCCGCCTGCTCGACTACGAGCAGATGAAGCTGGCCGCGCTGGCGCTGGACAAGCTGCCACAGGCCGACCGCGACTTTGCCTGGCTGGCCGTGCTGATCGAGCAGGGCGCCGAAGCGCGCCTACCCGATGTGGCAGCGGTCGATCTGCGCCAGGCCTGGCTGGCGATTTTGTCGCGGGCCAAGCACAAGCGCAGCCACAAGGTGGAAAAGGACGAACTGTCGGTGCGCGAGCAGATGAGCTGGATCCTGCGTTATCTGGCCGAACGCGAGTACGTGCCGTTCGAGGAACTGTTCGAAGTCGACAGGGGCGTGCCACACCTGGTGGTCAACTTCATCGCCGTGCTGGAACTGGTGAAGGAAGGGCTGATCAAGGTCAGCCAGGAAGTCGCCTACCAGCCGATTTACGTGCGTATCGCCATCAGCTGA
- the scpB gene encoding SMC-Scp complex subunit ScpB, translating to MSTITDLNYLKIVLETALLTATEPLSVSQLKKLFTEDIKATLLNDILEDIQSDWRGRGVELVKLASGWRFRARAEFTPYLSRLNPEKPPRYSRAVMETLAIIAYKQPVTRGDIESIRGVSVSTSVMQTLLERGWIEVIGHKDVPGRPGLYATTRKFLDDLGFVSLRDLPPLADLGTLVIPDAQPQEIGSDEAEDTLPLDDEADNLEPQAE from the coding sequence ATGTCCACCATCACCGACTTAAACTATCTCAAGATCGTGCTGGAAACGGCATTGTTGACCGCGACGGAACCCTTGTCGGTATCCCAGCTCAAAAAGCTGTTTACCGAAGACATCAAGGCCACCCTGCTGAACGACATTCTGGAAGACATCCAGTCTGACTGGCGTGGCCGTGGTGTGGAGCTGGTGAAACTGGCCAGCGGCTGGCGCTTTCGGGCACGGGCCGAGTTCACACCCTACCTGTCACGGCTGAATCCGGAAAAACCGCCGCGTTATTCACGCGCCGTGATGGAAACCCTGGCGATTATCGCCTACAAACAACCTGTTACCCGTGGTGATATCGAATCCATTCGTGGCGTATCGGTGTCCACCAGCGTGATGCAAACCCTGCTGGAGCGGGGATGGATTGAAGTAATCGGGCACAAGGACGTGCCCGGCCGGCCGGGGCTGTATGCCACCACCCGCAAGTTTCTGGATGATCTTGGCTTTGTTTCGCTAAGGGACCTGCCACCACTGGCAGACTTGGGAACACTGGTCATACCCGATGCCCAGCCACAAGAGATCGGCAGCGATGAAGCCGAAGACACTCTCCCCCTCGACGATGAGGCGGACAATCTGGAGCCACAGGCAGAATAG